actcttttatatgttttattatgttGGATGGTGATTGATCTGAGATTTTCAGGAGAACTACACTGCTCCTCGTATGGTCCTGGCAGCATCCGGGGTCGATCTTGATGAGCTTTTACCAATTGCAGAGCCACTTCTTTCAGACCTTCCAAAAGTATCATGTCCAGTAGAGCCAAAATCTGTTTATGTTGGAGGGGATTATCGTCAGCAAGCTGATTCACAGGtatgaattattaattacatttaagTTAATGAGTTTGTCTTTGCCCCAGTCAAAGCAAGGGAAGAaaaagtttttcttcttcttcagctcTCAATCCCTTAGAGGTTCATTAACTGCCTTGTTTTTATCAGAGCACACATGTTGCTCTTGCCTTTGAATTGCCAGGTGGCTGGTTGAAAGAGAAAGAAGCTATTACTTTGACTGTTCTTCAGGTGCTGCATTTTTTACTTGGCGTCTACAAGATATCTAATAGGTTTTCTGCTTTGTTTCTCATGTCACActagtttatttatttacctatcatttcaaaattcaacCACACTAGTATATCTACATCTTGATATGATATCTAATTATGGTGtattaaattaacaattctGATAGCTCTGCAGATGCTTATGGGAGGAGGTGGTTCATTTTCAGCAGGAGGCCCTGGAAAAGGGATGCACTCACGTCTCTGTAAGTTATGCTTATTGATACCCTGCTCTTTTTCTTGTCAATTCTTCTTTTTAGTTCTATAATGTGCTAATTCTGAATTGGGTTTAAGACTAAGTTcctctcaagttttaaaattgtCTATTTCATGGAATTTGAATGCAGATCTCCGCGTCTTGAATGAGTATCAGCAGATTCACTCTTTCTCTGCATTCAATAGTATCTTCAATAATACTGGATTGTTTGGCATTTATGCTAGCACTGTAAGCCACCTATTGctcatatttcatttttatattatgttggTGGATTAAGTGTACTCCAAACATCAAGTGATGTTAACGTAAATGCGTAAACTCAAACTAAGTATgcatctaacaatttttcttattataattatctttatattGAGATCCCAAGACACTTACAAACAGACACATCTTGACGTTATTTCTTCTGTTTGTGAGTAATTTTTGTTTGTCTCCCTTTTGCAATAAACTAAAGTTCAAGTATGTTCAATTTATGGTGTCAGGATTCTGATTTTGTTTCAAAAGCAGTGGATTTGGCAGTAAGAGAGTTAATTGCAATTGCAACACCAGCCCAAGGTTTGTTTTGTAATTATCACAATTGGGTGTTTCCTGGAATCTGCAGCAAGTCTTTCCATTAAGTTCTAAATTTTCGCTACTGTCGTGTGTTTGTGACAGTAAGCGAGGTTCAGCTAAATCGTGCCAAAGAGGCCACAAAATCTGCAGTACTGATGAATCTGGAATCTAGAGTATGCTCTGTCTCTCTTTCAGTAGCatattcttcttgttcttttgtGCATGTTTCCGTTTTCcttgttattataattattgttggCTCTATTTTTGCAGATGATCATTTCAGAAGATATAGGCAGACAAATTCTAACATATGGAGAGAGGTATGCCTGGAGTATACAAACCTGGATCATATTCTTAAATGCATGAAGCCAGAGACGtagaattcatatttttaattttgggaCAAATCAGCAAGACCACTTGATATTGATCCAAGGGCTGATATGGATTTGCCTGAAGAATTTGTCCTTTTTAAAGGTTGGTGTCTTTATTTGGTGAAAAACTTGGATTGACTTGAGTAGAAGCAACGAAAAAGGGAGAGGCTAGTGAGAATGATGTCAATAACCTGAATGTGTTTGAGAACAGTATGTCATTGTTTCCTGATGTTGAATAGGACCCACAATTGGTGGCCCTAAGAGAAGCCAAGGGGTTGTAGTTGCCACCTGTTGATAACAACAATAACCAACAACTGCCCCCTCTTGAGCCCAGCCTCATCCACCCACTCAAATCATTGACACCATCAATATTTCATCCTCAGACGTACTACAACCCCACCCTAAAAGAAGATTTGGTAGATCAAAAAGTAATATCAATAAACACCCTTTGTGGTTGTCGTTGGATTGGACTGTCTATACGTAGATTCATCAACAAGGTATGAGTGTTGGACATATAGATAAGGTAAACTAACTACCCAATGCGCTTTAACCTCTCAGGTTAAAGCAAAAGCAGAGGTGAATACGATTGGAGTGACATTGCTAAACCAAACGCCTTACTTTACTATACAAGGGGAAGGCAGCACAaccatttcaaaatcaaaaccaaccCCAATTTGCTCTTATAAAAAGATTCAGACAACTTAGGCACAATAACAAAGGTACTTGCAAACGTCATTGCGGAGAGGCGGTTTATTGTAGCAATTTGAATCAGTAATCATCAATGCATAAGGGAACAACACAAAGCGATGATATGCTTTGCTAGATAGCCGCAGTAAGATGGGAGGCCTGCGCTAATGCCCTTAAAGTTGTCGATCGAATTACTGATCAATCAGATTCTTGGATGAGTAGAACATCTTGGAGACAAATCATCTCTACCCGGGTACATGGCTTCACCCAAAGCATGGATCCACGAGATATGGGTAGTTGGTTTACCTTATCCATATGTCCAACATTTGAATCTTGTTGGTGAATCTGTGCATGGATAGTCCAATCTGGCGACAACCACAAGAGGTGTTTATTGGTATTACTCTTTGGTCTACCAAACCTTCTTTTAAGGTGGGGTTGTGGTGCGTTAGAGGATGAAATGTTGATGGTATCAATGGCTTGAGTGGGTGGATGAGGCTAGGCTCAAGAGGGGGCAATTGTTGGTTATCATTGTTATAAAGGGGTGGCAACTGCAGTCCTGTGGCTTCTTTTAGGGCCATCAATTGTGGTTCCCATTCAACATCGGGAAACAATGGTGTACTATTCTCGAACACATTCAGGTCATTAACAACATTCTTACCGTCCTCTCCCATTTTTGCTTCTTCTACTCAAGTCAATCTAAGTTTTTCACCAAATAAAGACACCAACCTTCAAAAAGGATAAATTCTTCTGGCAAATTTATATCAGCTTTTGGATGAATATCAAGTGATCTTGCTGATTTGTTCCAAAATTAAGAATATGAATTCAGCATCTCCGGCTTCAtgcatttaagatttttttattctttagaTTCTCTGCCATCTCCTCAGATTATGTGTTAAGATTGGAGTCTGGTTGCAAGTCATGAAGAGAACAGATTGAaagaaataaatagaaaatgtgTTGAAAATTGACATCTATTTCTTAgatcatgattttttttcatttcaccAGGAAGCCTGTGGACCATTTCCTAGAGGCAGTAGATGCAGTCACTTTGAATGACATTACAAACAttggccaaaagattatttcttcACCTCTAACAATGGCGTCTTATGGCAACGGTAATTCCTTCATTTCCAACAGAGCTCTCTAATCTTAATTTCTCTATTGTTGGATTCTGATGATGTTTTTCTTATCTTGACACAGTTATAAATGTCCCCAGCTACGAATCTGTTAGCAGCAAGTTTTGTCAGAAATGATAGAACATTTCCAGCACCATCGATTTTCCATCTCACCCATCCCTGGCCATGTTAACTCTTATGCTTTCAACTTGTTAACACCCattgaaataaaatagaatcaagAAAATTTAGGGTTAGAGCAGCAGAAAATGATTCTGCGGGGATTTTATCTGGGTTTTACCTAATTGCTTGTTCACCTTCACGatcatttgatgaaaaattttacacatctatatttcatttcaaaggaaaatgaaatgtaAGATAAGAGTTTTGTATGGATGCTGGATGTTCTACTGAAACATTTCTTTCTCATTTATAAGAAATTGCTTGTTAAAGTTGCAAATGAAACTGAAATGTattcatttgtaaaattttattagtttacagttttttatctcaattaaatttcaaattaataaagaaagcGTTACTCCTcgatagattaaaaaaataataaattctaattaaaatttattaatttgtaaaattttattagtttacaGTTTCTAatctcaaataaattttaaattaataaagaaagcGTTactcaattgaaaaaataataattctaattaCATTCAAGAGTTTATTTTGATTCTAAAAATTACTATCACAGAGAAAGGAAATGGTTAAATGGTTTCTCACCGTTTTGACGTTCTGAATGAAggaatattgataataattaagTAGGTGTGGCGtttgtgtgtatgtatatatatatatatatgtatgtaacagtaatcagtttaattttgatgCTTTCAATTTTACAAGGCGCACTCGGACTCACTACTCTTTCTTCTGCCTAACCCAGACTCAAAAATGCCGCCAACCCGCTACCACTTCTTCCTCCCTGCCACCATCACGCGCCGTCACTTCGCCACAAAGTACATAGCCAAAATCACCTCAGCCTCCCCCACCGGCCGTTCCCTTACGGCTGAGGTCACCACACCTCAGCCAATCCCTTACGACTTTCGCGGCTACCCAATCCTCCGCCACCTTGTAATCTGCAAGGCCACTCGTCTCATCAAAGCCCGTACTGCTACTTCATCGCTGTCGGATTACTTCTCCTCTCTGTCTCCACCTCTCACTTCAGCCGAAGCCTCTGAAATTCTCAAATCCCTAAACTGCCCTCGTCTTGCGTCTAATTTTTTCCGGTTTTGTCCCTCACTTTCCCCTAATTTTCACCATGATGCCTTTACTTACTCACGTCTCATATTAATTCTCTCTAAATCGACTCTCCCCGACCGGTTTGATATTGTCCGTGCATTACTGGGAGACATGGAGAGGTCCAAGATACGTGGCAACATCTCAACCGTTAATATTTTGATCGGCTTTTTTGGCAATTCTGATGACTTGAAAAATTGTATTGGGTTGGTCAAAAAATGGGACTTGAAGATGAACTGTTACACATACAAGTGTTTGCTGCAAGCTTACTTGAGATCACGTGACGTGCACGAGGCTTTCAGGGTTTACAGTGAGATGAGAAAGAAAGGGTACCAGTTGGACATCTTTGCCTACAACATGCTGTTGGACGCTTTGGCTAAAAATGAAAAGGTTTTTCTTCTGAAATTTTAaccctttttttctctttttgtaattttgatgtttgtttaattattctgtcttataattatttatccaTGGAGCTCAAAGCATGTGTTATAGTTTGTCCTGTATCTGTGGGTCGGTAGGGAATGTGctttatgtttaaatttaaaaaaaaaaaaaaatgaaattgatggAATTGGTATAAGTTTGTGCTATTAGGGCTGTCTAGAATTGTCAAAAGTAGAAGAACATTTTGATTTTGTTCAAAATCTTGAGGCATGCTGTGTAAGTACTTGTTTGGATACTGCCAGGCGAGTAGCCTTCAGAGTACCCATGAAAGTAATATAGGAATATGTCACGTGATGATAATTAATGTGCAAGCCTCATTTTGATAAACCATTCATTTACATCCAGATGTTTCTTTAAGATTGATGTGTTTTGGTTCATTCATACAACTGCATTTTCCTGCTGGTTGCTTTGTGGTCTATTGTCAGTTTCATGGATCCTTATTATCTGATCTGCAGTATTTTGGCAGGTCGATGAAGCTTACAGGGTTTTTGAAGACATGAAACGGAAGCATTGTGAGCCTGATGAGTATACATACACAATCATGATCAGAATGACTGGAAAGATGGGTAAACCTGAGGAATCACTGGCACTTTTTGACAAAATGATAACAAAGGGGTGCACTCCTAATTTAATTGCTTATAACACCATGATCCAGGCACTTGCAAATGGCCGAATGGTTGACAAAGTCGTTCTCCTCTTCTCTAAAATGGTGGAAAGAGAATGTCAGCCTAATGAATTTACATATAGTATCATTTTAAATGTCCTGGCTGCAGAAGGGCAGCTTGCTAAACTAGATGAGGTTGTTGAAGTGTCAAAGAAATACATGACTAAGTCAATCTATGCATATCTTGTTAGGACTCTGAGCAAATTGAGCCACGTAAGTGAAGCTCATCGATTGTTTTGTAGCATGTGGTGCTTACATGATAGGGGAGATCGGGATGCTTACATGTCCATGTTAGAAAGCCTGTGCAGTATGGGAAAAACACTAGAGGCTATGGACCTGCTGAGTAAGATTCATGAAAAGGGAATAGATTCCGATACACTGATGTATAACACAGTATTATCAGCTCTTGGCAAGTTGAAGCAAATATCTCATCTTCATGATCTttatgagaaaatgaaaagagatGGCCCTTCACCagatatatttacatataatattctGATTGCAAGCTTTGGTAGAGCTGGAAACGTCGACGAAGCTGTTAAAGTTTTTGAAGAACTTGAGAGCAACAACTGTAAACCAGATATCATCTCTTACAATTCTTTGATCAATTGCCTTGGGAAGAATGGTAATCTTGATGAAGCACACATGAGATTTAAGGAGATGCAAGAGAAAGGGTTGAATCCTGATGTTGTTACATACAGTACACTCATCGAGTGCTTTGGCAAGACGGACAAAGTTGATATGGCTTGCAGATTGTTTGATGAGATGCTAGCTGAAGGCTGCTGTCCAAACATTGTGACATACAACATCTTACTCGACTGTCTTGAGAGAAGGGGGAGAACTGCAGAAGCTGTGGATCTTTATGCAAAACTGAAACAACAAGGATTAACACCTGATTCGATCACATATGCAGTGCTTGAACGATTGCAGAGTGGTTCTCACAGGAAAGTCAGAGTTCGGAGGCAGAATCCAATTACAGGTTGGGTTCGGGCATGGCAATATCATCATGTCAGTGCAAGTACATGAGATGCCCTGCCCGGGAGAGCagtttttgttaataaatcagCAGTAGGACCTGGGTTTGGCTTCTTTAATCCTGATTCATGATTGGAGCGTAGATAGATTCAGTGGACTTTTAGCCTGACTGCCATAAATAATTTCAATGCATACCCAGAAATGGTCATAATCTATTGTTACTCTTGTGAATGGTTGCAAGCTAGTCATGATGGGAAAGTATTGTCAAAATGGTGCACCAAGCCAGAAAAGGTTGAGGTTGTTCAAGAAAATCACAGCTTCATTGTCACCATTACAAATCCTGCGAAGTTGGGTGGACAAAAATCCTCAGCTGAGTTTATCTTGCCCTAGAAATTACATTTAATAGACACCAAGTTACATCCCAACTGTAGATCAATGTCTTCATAGTTCACAGAAGCGATACCAGCACAACAAAGATGATGCACTCAAGTCAATGATCAGTGacacatatttataattaattaatttgttttcaatcttatagcttttttttttcatagtaATTTAAAAGGTTAATGTGCTTCCTGGAGTAATAGTCTCTACAGGATGTGACTCTAAAATTGCACTAcattcttaattatttaattaattaattaacaaaaataattatgcaGAATGTCTAGTCGTAAACAAATTTACAAACTTGGGGACATACTGATAAGAGAACCTATTTAAACAACCATTTTGGATGACAATCTATGTAAAAACTAATGGCCATCATTCATAATCTTTTCGACGCACACAAAAAAACCAAGTTTGAGCCGTCAGATCTTTGTTGAAGTTGTTGTTGCTTTCAGTAGAGGAAGCAGAAGAAAAGCTTTTGAATTCAATCGTTCTTCAAGCTGATGAGGAAGAAATGAGTTGTATACAAAGCGCTGCGTTTTGCACTTTCTTCTCTTCTGAAAACGGTGCGTTTTACTCTTCTTAGTAGGTGCACTTCAATCACCTTAtactttcttttatataaacgGTAGCTTACTATTACCATTTAACTGCTACTTTACTTTTTCAAATAGCATCTCCTCTTGTTTTAACACCAAATCAGTAAACTCATCCAgcaaatgatttaattttttcaatatgagAATTGAAGGAAGAATTTAGGAGTGTATCGTTAAAAGTATTATAAGAAATGGAAACTAAGCAAgc
This genomic interval from Mangifera indica cultivar Alphonso unplaced genomic scaffold, CATAS_Mindica_2.1 Un_0033, whole genome shotgun sequence contains the following:
- the LOC123206341 gene encoding mitochondrial-processing peptidase subunit alpha-like, whose protein sequence is MYRTAFSRLRSHKALLSNVQATRYATSSAAAVRSSSAGLFSWLTGERSSSLPPLDTVLEGVSLPPALPDYVEPGKVKVTTLDNGVRIASVTSNNPAASIGIYLDCGSVYETPKSFGASNLLERMAFKSTKNRSHLRIVREVEAIGGNTSASASREQMGYTFDALKTYVPEMVELLVDCVRNPVFLDWEVNEELSKLKLELGELRNNPQGLLLEAIHSAGYAGALANPLLAPESMLNRLDSTVLEEFIAENYTAPRMVLAASGVDLDELLPIAEPLLSDLPKVSCPVEPKSVYVGGDYRQQADSQSTHVALAFELPGGWLKEKEAITLTVLQMLMGGGGSFSAGGPGKGMHSRLYLRVLNEYQQIHSFSAFNSIFNNTGLFGIYASTDSDFVSKAVDLAVRELIAIATPAQVSEVQLNRAKEATKSAVLMNLESRMIISEDIGRQILTYGERKPVDHFLEAVDAVTLNDITNIGQKIISSPLTMASYGNVINVPSYESVSSKFCQK
- the LOC123206342 gene encoding pentatricopeptide repeat-containing protein At1g51965, mitochondrial-like, encoding MPPTRYHFFLPATITRRHFATKYIAKITSASPTGRSLTAEVTTPQPIPYDFRGYPILRHLVICKATRLIKARTATSSLSDYFSSLSPPLTSAEASEILKSLNCPRLASNFFRFCPSLSPNFHHDAFTYSRLILILSKSTLPDRFDIVRALLGDMERSKIRGNISTVNILIGFFGNSDDLKNCIGLVKKWDLKMNCYTYKCLLQAYLRSRDVHEAFRVYSEMRKKGYQLDIFAYNMLLDALAKNEKVDEAYRVFEDMKRKHCEPDEYTYTIMIRMTGKMGKPEESLALFDKMITKGCTPNLIAYNTMIQALANGRMVDKVVLLFSKMVERECQPNEFTYSIILNVLAAEGQLAKLDEVVEVSKKYMTKSIYAYLVRTLSKLSHVSEAHRLFCSMWCLHDRGDRDAYMSMLESLCSMGKTLEAMDLLSKIHEKGIDSDTLMYNTVLSALGKLKQISHLHDLYEKMKRDGPSPDIFTYNILIASFGRAGNVDEAVKVFEELESNNCKPDIISYNSLINCLGKNGNLDEAHMRFKEMQEKGLNPDVVTYSTLIECFGKTDKVDMACRLFDEMLAEGCCPNIVTYNILLDCLERRGRTAEAVDLYAKLKQQGLTPDSITYAVLERLQSGSHRKVRVRRQNPITGWVRAWQYHHVSAST